In Garra rufa chromosome 15, GarRuf1.0, whole genome shotgun sequence, a single genomic region encodes these proteins:
- the LOC141286944 gene encoding protein SSUH2 homolog isoform X1 translates to MERPIVSDYGTNYGTVNPVYGLPAPAMAAAPASSIHGPSAPPANMFDTVPGYEGTLAGGGGGYLPPPMPSAPMPVPEQAPSSPAWNIPCISEDRAREAFSMYVSSKCCYSSGPVKEGVITNMEPFNTYRYRLETFMESRSTEWSHEPYSGQAVDAGVQPAPGPWQIGAQAPAFFQDHKQTIKVPYTSSVKNCHTCLGMGRNPCTTCAGAGNKPCWVCNGSGYRQSDNRCMTCNGRGRENCSSCSGNGSCQCKTCHGKRQLLVFINLTVKWSTGKDDFIAQDLSGLRVEKLGNVTGKELFKDAQYMVYPVRGFPDVSVAQASERLVGDHQVKYAQTSRILQQRQTIELIPITKVNYMWKGKPYVYYVYGNEFQVNTDDYPATCCCSVM, encoded by the exons ATGGAGAGACCGATTGTGAG TGACTATGGAACTAACTACGGCACTGTTAACCCGGTTTATGGATTACCAGCACCAG CCATGGCGGCCGCGCCTGCGTCAAGTATCCATGGACCTTCTGCGCCCCCTGCAAACATGTTCGATACAGTCCCTGGATATGAAGGAACACTGGCTGGCGGAGGCG GTGGATATCTTCCACCTCCAATGCCATCTGCACCAATGCCTGTGCCTGAACAGGCCCCCAGCTCACCAGCATGGAA TATACCCTGCATCTCAGAGGACAGAGCACGTGAAGCTTTCTCAATGTATGTCTCCAGCAAGTGCTGCTATAGTTCTGGCCCCGTCAAAGAGGGAGTCATAACCAATATGGAGCCCTTTAATACCTACAGG TATCGTCTGGAGACATTCATGGAGTCCAGATCTACTGAATGGAGTCACGAGCCATACTCAG GTCAAGCTGTGGATGCTGGTGTTCAGCCTGCTCCAGGTCCATGGCAGATTGGAGCTCAAGCTCCGGCTTTCTTTCAAGACCACAAGCAGACCATTAAAGTGCCCTATACTTCCTCAGTCAAG AACTGTCACACGTGTCTGGGAATGGGAAGAAACCCCTGTACCACCTGTGCTGGAGCTGGAAAC AAACCCTGTTGGGTGTGTAATGGTTCTGGTTACCGTCAGTCTGATAACCGCTGCATGACCTGCAATGGACGTGGACGTGAAAA CTGTAGTTCATGTAGCGGCAATGGCTCTTGCCAGTGTAAAACCTGCCATGGAAAGAGACAGCTGCTCGTCTTCATCAACCTCACTGTTAAATG GAGCACTGGGAAGGATGATTTCATAGCGCAAGATTTGAGTGGTCTGAGAGTGGAAAAGCTGGGAAATGTTACAGGGAAGGAGCTCTTTAAAGACGCCCAGTATATG GTCTATCCAGTGAGGGGCTTTCCAGATGTTTCTGTTGCACAAGCTTCTGAGCGCTTAGTAGGAGACCATCAAGTGAAATACGCCCAAACATCCCGCATATTACAACAG AGGCAGACAATCGAGCTCATTCCCATAACCAAAGTGAACTACATGTGGAAAGGAAAGCCTTATGTTTATTATGTGTATGGAAATGAGTTTCAAGTGAACACTGATGACTATCCTGCCACTTGCTGCTGTTCTGTGATGTAA
- the LOC141286944 gene encoding protein SSUH2 homolog isoform X2, translated as MAAAPASSIHGPSAPPANMFDTVPGYEGTLAGGGGGYLPPPMPSAPMPVPEQAPSSPAWNIPCISEDRAREAFSMYVSSKCCYSSGPVKEGVITNMEPFNTYRYRLETFMESRSTEWSHEPYSGQAVDAGVQPAPGPWQIGAQAPAFFQDHKQTIKVPYTSSVKNCHTCLGMGRNPCTTCAGAGNKPCWVCNGSGYRQSDNRCMTCNGRGRENCSSCSGNGSCQCKTCHGKRQLLVFINLTVKWSTGKDDFIAQDLSGLRVEKLGNVTGKELFKDAQYMVYPVRGFPDVSVAQASERLVGDHQVKYAQTSRILQQRQTIELIPITKVNYMWKGKPYVYYVYGNEFQVNTDDYPATCCCSVM; from the exons ATGGCGGCCGCGCCTGCGTCAAGTATCCATGGACCTTCTGCGCCCCCTGCAAACATGTTCGATACAGTCCCTGGATATGAAGGAACACTGGCTGGCGGAGGCG GTGGATATCTTCCACCTCCAATGCCATCTGCACCAATGCCTGTGCCTGAACAGGCCCCCAGCTCACCAGCATGGAA TATACCCTGCATCTCAGAGGACAGAGCACGTGAAGCTTTCTCAATGTATGTCTCCAGCAAGTGCTGCTATAGTTCTGGCCCCGTCAAAGAGGGAGTCATAACCAATATGGAGCCCTTTAATACCTACAGG TATCGTCTGGAGACATTCATGGAGTCCAGATCTACTGAATGGAGTCACGAGCCATACTCAG GTCAAGCTGTGGATGCTGGTGTTCAGCCTGCTCCAGGTCCATGGCAGATTGGAGCTCAAGCTCCGGCTTTCTTTCAAGACCACAAGCAGACCATTAAAGTGCCCTATACTTCCTCAGTCAAG AACTGTCACACGTGTCTGGGAATGGGAAGAAACCCCTGTACCACCTGTGCTGGAGCTGGAAAC AAACCCTGTTGGGTGTGTAATGGTTCTGGTTACCGTCAGTCTGATAACCGCTGCATGACCTGCAATGGACGTGGACGTGAAAA CTGTAGTTCATGTAGCGGCAATGGCTCTTGCCAGTGTAAAACCTGCCATGGAAAGAGACAGCTGCTCGTCTTCATCAACCTCACTGTTAAATG GAGCACTGGGAAGGATGATTTCATAGCGCAAGATTTGAGTGGTCTGAGAGTGGAAAAGCTGGGAAATGTTACAGGGAAGGAGCTCTTTAAAGACGCCCAGTATATG GTCTATCCAGTGAGGGGCTTTCCAGATGTTTCTGTTGCACAAGCTTCTGAGCGCTTAGTAGGAGACCATCAAGTGAAATACGCCCAAACATCCCGCATATTACAACAG AGGCAGACAATCGAGCTCATTCCCATAACCAAAGTGAACTACATGTGGAAAGGAAAGCCTTATGTTTATTATGTGTATGGAAATGAGTTTCAAGTGAACACTGATGACTATCCTGCCACTTGCTGCTGTTCTGTGATGTAA
- the LOC141287587 gene encoding uncharacterized protein, translating into MNQRYILLLALWSAFTEYSQFLADEDMEYEHVLEYDAYDFRLLDLPDPDLLEPNITVYRQIEDRENVTVMCKFGKTQSPHRPTYVYTETFDLSVESKLNYTMEILQCSSTEMRVFMVTVSPPASFTCVHKFNSRNQHSQTYNYSGSVLDHHEKGVSSFYICIFSFVAVGFFIITAAVIVIIIRSKTKGTVNTTAVADYDSLKA; encoded by the exons ATGAACCAGCGTTATATCCTTTTATTGGCCCTTTGGTCAGCTTTCA CGGAATACAGTCAGTTTCTTGCa GATGAAGACATGGAATATGAACACGTTTTGGAATATGATGCGTATGATTTCAGAC TTTTAGATCTCCCAGACCCCGATCTCCTAGAGCCCAACATCACAGTGTACCGACAGATAGAGGACAGAGAGAATGTGACTGTGATGTGCAAGTTTGGCAAGACACAAAGCCCACACAGACCCACATACGTATACACTGAGACATTCGATCTGTCTGTGGAGAGCAAACTGAATTACACCATGGAAATACTCCAGTGCTCTTCTACAGAAATGCGTGTGTTTATGGTCACAGTAAGTCCACCTGCTTCCTTCACCTGTGTGCATAAGTTTAATTCCAGGAACCAGCACAGCCAGACCTACAATTACAGTGGATCAG TCTTGGATCATCATGAGAAAGGAGTATCTTCATTCTACATCTGCATTTTCTCCTTTGTTGCTGTTGGTTTCTTCATCATAACTGCAGCAGTGATCGTGATCATCATCAGGAGCAAAACTAAAG GCACCGTTAACACCACAGCAGTTGCTGACTATGACTCCCTGAAAgcataa
- the LOC141287750 gene encoding protein SSUH2 homolog, with product MLSKYKIEFICCNLFPASMFDNLPGYEGIVAGGGGAYLPPPMPFVPMPVPDHATSHPEWQNNIPSISEARAHQAFEEYVSSKCCYSSAPVRDGIITNMESFNTYRYRLETFTESRSTKWSQEPYTGQRVDAGIQRPPGPWEIAAQPQSYFTDHEETIRVPYTSSVKKCDPCSGMGKSSCSSCTGTGSKVCSGCNGSGKRPDNESCNKCDYSGREKCSSCRGRGFHKCDTCDGKGQLLVFINLEVKWSTEKDDYVAQDSSGLRAEKLGKVSGQELFKDAQIMVFPVMSFPDVSIAQASERLIRDHQVKYTKNSHILQQRQTIELITITRVNYTWKEEPYVYYVYGNELKVNADDYPATCCCSVM from the exons ATGTTAAGCAAATACAAAATTGAATTCATTTGTTGTAATCTCTTTCCTGCAAGCATGTTTGACAACCTTCCTGGATATGAGGGAATTGTGGCCGGCGGAGGTG GTGCGTATCTTCCTCCTCCAATGCCCTTTGTGCCGATGCCTGTGCCTGATCACGCTACCAGCCATCCAGAGTGGCA GAACAACATTCCTTCCATCTCAGAGGCAAGAGCACATCAAGCTTTTGAGGAGTATGTCTCCAGCAAGTGCTGCTATAGTTCTGCCCCGGTCAGAGATGGAATCATAACCAATATGGAGTCCTTTAATACCTACAGG TATCGTTTGGAGACGTTCACAGAGTCCAGATCTACTAAATGGAGTCAGGAGCCTTACACAG GACAGCGTGTGGATGCCGGTATTCAGCGTCCTCCAGGACCGTGGGAGATCGCAGCTCAACCTCAGTCCTACTTTACTGATCATGAAGAGACCATTAGAGTGCCTTACACTTCCTCAGTCAAG AAATGTGACCCTTGCAGTGGAATGGGAAAAAGCTCTTGCTCTTCCTGCACTGGAACTGGAAGT AAAGTATGCTCTGGATGTAACGGTTCTGGTAAACGCCCTGATAACGAGTCTTGCAATAAATGTGACTATAGCGGACGTGAAAA ATGTAGTTCATGTAGGGGCAGAGGCTTTCACAAGTGTGACACCTGTGATGGAAAGGGACAGCTGCTTGTCTTCATCAACCTCGAAGTTAAATG GAGCACTGAGAAGGATGATTACGTAGCTCAAGATTCAAGCGGACTGAGAGCAGAAAAGCTGGGGAAGGTTTCAGGACAGGAGCTCTTCAAAGACGCCCAGATTATG GTCTTTCCAGTGATGAGTTTCCCTGATGTTTCCATTGCACAAGCATCTGAGCGTTTAATAAGAGACCATCAGGTGAAATATACCAAGAACTCCCACATATTACAACAG AGACAGACGATCGAGCTCATTACCATAACAAGAGTGAACTACACATGGAAAGAGGAGCCTTATGTTTACTATGTGTATGGAAATGAGTTGAAAGTGAACGCTGATGACTATCCTGCCACCTGCTGCTGTTCAGTCATGTGA